In a single window of the Streptomyces cinnabarinus genome:
- the aroB gene encoding 3-dehydroquinate synthase: MSEAVTRIQVGGTAGSEPYEVLVGRQLLGELGGLIGDKAKRVAVIHPEALADTGDALRADLAGQGYEAVAIQVPNAEEAKTAEVAAYCWKALGQSGFTRTDVVVGVGGGATTDLAGFVAATWLRGVRWIAIPTTVLAMVDAAVGGKTGINTAEGKNLVGAFHPPAGVLCDLAALDSLAVNDYVSGLAEVIKAGFIADPAILDLIESDPEAARTPQGPHTAELIERSIRVKAEVVSSDLKEAGLREILNYGHTLGHAIEKNERYKWRHGAAVAVGMHFAAELGRLAGRLDDATADRHRTILEAVGLPLHYRYDQWPKLLETMKVDKKSRGDLLRFIVLDGLAKPTVMEGPDPAVLLAAYGEVGQ; the protein is encoded by the coding sequence ATGAGCGAGGCAGTGACGCGGATCCAGGTCGGCGGCACGGCGGGCAGTGAGCCGTACGAGGTCCTGGTGGGCCGTCAGCTCCTGGGCGAACTGGGCGGGTTGATCGGCGACAAGGCCAAGCGGGTCGCCGTGATCCACCCCGAGGCGCTGGCGGACACCGGCGACGCGCTGCGCGCCGACCTCGCCGGGCAGGGCTACGAGGCCGTCGCCATCCAGGTGCCGAACGCGGAGGAGGCCAAGACCGCCGAGGTCGCCGCCTACTGCTGGAAGGCGCTCGGTCAGTCCGGCTTCACCCGCACCGATGTCGTGGTCGGCGTCGGCGGCGGTGCCACCACCGACCTCGCCGGCTTCGTGGCGGCCACCTGGCTGCGCGGGGTGCGCTGGATCGCGATCCCCACCACGGTCCTGGCCATGGTGGACGCGGCCGTCGGCGGCAAGACCGGCATCAACACCGCCGAGGGCAAGAACCTCGTCGGCGCCTTCCACCCGCCCGCCGGTGTCCTGTGCGACCTGGCCGCGCTGGACTCGCTCGCGGTCAACGACTACGTCTCCGGGCTCGCCGAGGTCATCAAGGCCGGCTTCATCGCCGACCCGGCCATCCTCGACCTCATCGAGTCCGACCCCGAGGCCGCCCGCACCCCGCAGGGCCCGCACACCGCCGAGCTGATCGAGCGCTCCATCCGCGTCAAGGCCGAGGTCGTCTCCTCGGACCTGAAGGAGGCGGGCCTGCGCGAGATCCTCAACTACGGCCACACCCTCGGCCACGCCATCGAGAAGAACGAGCGCTACAAGTGGCGCCACGGCGCCGCGGTGGCCGTGGGCATGCACTTCGCCGCCGAACTGGGGCGTCTCGCGGGCAGGCTGGACGACGCGACGGCCGACCGGCACCGCACGATCCTCGAAGCCGTCGGCCTTCCGCTGCACTACCGCTACGACCAGTGGCCCAAGTTGCTGGAGACCATGAAGGTCGACAAGAAGTCCCGCGGCGACCTGCTCCGCTTCATCGTCCTGGACGGTCTGGCCAAGCCGACCGTCATGGAGGGACCGGATCCGGCGGTGCTCCTCGCCGCGTACGGAGAAGTGGGGCAGTAA
- a CDS encoding shikimate kinase: MSPAPVVVLVGPMGVGKSTVGQLLAERLGVGYRDTDDDIVAEQGRTIAEIFVDEGEAAFRAIEKQAVRRALGEHDGILALGGGAILDEDTRAALAGLRVVYLSMDVEEAVKRTGLNAARPLLAVNPRKQWRELMEARRHLYEGIATAVVTTDGRTPEEVTQVALDALELKEA, from the coding sequence ATGAGCCCCGCGCCCGTGGTCGTCCTGGTCGGCCCGATGGGCGTCGGCAAGTCCACAGTCGGGCAGCTGCTGGCCGAGCGGCTCGGGGTGGGCTACCGGGACACCGACGACGACATCGTCGCCGAGCAGGGCCGGACCATCGCCGAGATCTTCGTCGACGAGGGCGAGGCCGCCTTCCGCGCGATCGAGAAGCAGGCGGTGCGCCGGGCCCTCGGCGAGCACGACGGCATCCTCGCCCTGGGCGGCGGCGCGATCCTGGACGAGGACACCCGCGCCGCCCTCGCCGGGCTCCGGGTCGTCTACCTCTCGATGGACGTCGAGGAGGCGGTCAAGCGCACCGGCCTCAACGCGGCCCGCCCGCTGCTCGCCGTCAACCCGCGCAAGCAGTGGCGCGAGCTGATGGAGGCCAGGCGGCACCTGTACGAGGGGATCGCCACGGCGGTCGTCACCACCGATGGCCGTACGCCCGAAGAAGTCACCCAAGTCGCCTTGGACGCACTGGAGTTGAAGGAAGCATGA
- a CDS encoding Pro-rich N-terminal domain-containing protein: MQHAVGSPLPPHQPGHGPAVGWSPAAQHQGAAPVPPPPPGFTAPPPGPVPPAPHQVPSHAAPDTTGHVPLPPGGPVAMPATPAAPDPATTTLAVLLIGPAGAGKTSVAKYWADHRRVPTAHISLDDVREWVRSGFADPQTGWNDHSEAQYRLARRTCGFAARNFLANGISCILDDAVFPDRPVVGLGGWKRHVGPGLLPVVLLPGLEIVLERNAERSGNRRLTDEEVARIHGRMAGWYGSGLPIIDNSQLDVPQTAQVLDDVLARSIASPPSW; the protein is encoded by the coding sequence ATGCAGCACGCAGTGGGTTCTCCGCTGCCGCCCCACCAGCCGGGGCACGGACCGGCCGTCGGCTGGTCCCCGGCCGCACAGCACCAGGGAGCCGCCCCGGTGCCCCCGCCGCCCCCGGGCTTCACCGCACCGCCCCCGGGCCCCGTGCCACCAGCCCCGCACCAGGTCCCGTCGCACGCGGCCCCGGACACCACCGGCCATGTGCCGCTGCCGCCCGGCGGCCCGGTCGCCATGCCGGCCACCCCGGCCGCGCCCGACCCGGCCACCACCACGCTCGCGGTGCTGCTCATCGGCCCGGCCGGCGCCGGGAAGACCAGCGTCGCCAAGTACTGGGCCGACCACCGCCGGGTCCCCACGGCCCACATCAGCCTCGACGACGTCCGCGAGTGGGTCCGCTCAGGCTTCGCCGACCCTCAGACCGGCTGGAACGACCACTCGGAGGCGCAGTACCGCCTGGCCCGCCGCACCTGCGGCTTCGCCGCCCGCAACTTCCTCGCCAACGGCATCTCCTGCATCCTCGACGACGCCGTCTTCCCCGACCGCCCGGTGGTGGGCCTCGGCGGCTGGAAGCGTCACGTGGGCCCCGGCCTGCTCCCGGTCGTCCTCCTCCCCGGCCTCGAAATCGTCCTGGAACGCAACGCGGAACGCTCGGGCAACCGCCGCCTCACCGACGAGGAGGTCGCCCGCATCCACGGCCGCATGGCGGGCTGGTACGGCTCGGGCCTCCCGATCATCGACAACTCCCAACTGGACGTCCCCCAGACGGCACAGGTACTGGACGACGTGCTGGCACGTTCCATAGCGAGTCCGCCGAGCTGGTAG
- the aroC gene encoding chorismate synthase: protein MSRLRWLTAGESHGPALVATLEGLPAGVPITTEMVADHLARRRLGYGRGARMKFERDEVTFLGGVRHGLTLGSPVAIMVGNTEWPKWEQVMSADPIDPEILAGLARNAPLTRPRPGHADLAGMQKYGFDEARPILERASARETAARVALGAVARSYIKETAGIEIVSHVVELCSVKAPQGVYPTPADVDKLDADPLRCLDADTSKAMVAEVDQAHKDGDTLGGVVEILAYGVPVGLGSHVHWDRKLDARLAGALMGIQAIKGVELGDGFELARVPGSKAHDEIVNTPEGIKRVSGRSGGTEGGLTTGELLRVRAAMKPIATVPRALQTVDVTTGEAAQAHHQRSDVSAVPAAGIVAEAMVALVLADAVAEKFGGDSVPETRRNVRSYLDNLAIR, encoded by the coding sequence TTGAGCAGGTTGCGCTGGCTGACCGCGGGGGAGTCCCACGGCCCCGCACTCGTGGCGACGCTGGAGGGCCTCCCGGCCGGCGTGCCGATCACCACGGAGATGGTGGCGGACCACCTGGCCCGGCGCCGGCTCGGCTATGGCCGCGGCGCGCGGATGAAGTTCGAGCGCGACGAGGTCACCTTCCTCGGCGGCGTCCGGCACGGCCTCACCCTGGGCTCCCCGGTGGCGATCATGGTCGGGAACACCGAGTGGCCGAAGTGGGAGCAGGTCATGTCGGCCGACCCGATCGACCCGGAGATCCTCGCCGGACTCGCCCGCAACGCCCCGCTGACCCGGCCGCGCCCCGGCCACGCGGACCTCGCGGGCATGCAGAAGTACGGCTTCGACGAGGCCCGGCCGATCCTGGAGCGCGCCTCGGCGCGTGAGACGGCGGCCCGGGTCGCGCTCGGCGCCGTCGCCCGGTCGTACATCAAGGAGACGGCCGGCATCGAGATCGTCAGCCATGTCGTCGAGCTGTGCTCCGTCAAGGCCCCGCAGGGCGTCTACCCGACCCCGGCCGACGTCGACAAGCTCGACGCCGACCCGCTGCGCTGCCTCGACGCCGACACCTCCAAGGCGATGGTCGCGGAGGTCGACCAGGCTCACAAGGACGGCGACACCCTCGGCGGCGTGGTCGAGATCCTGGCCTACGGCGTGCCGGTGGGCCTCGGCTCGCACGTGCACTGGGACCGCAAGCTCGACGCCCGGCTCGCCGGTGCGCTCATGGGCATCCAGGCCATCAAGGGCGTCGAACTCGGCGACGGCTTCGAGCTGGCACGTGTGCCCGGCTCCAAGGCGCACGACGAGATCGTGAACACCCCCGAGGGCATCAAGCGGGTCTCCGGCCGCTCCGGCGGCACCGAGGGCGGTCTGACCACCGGTGAGCTGCTGCGGGTCCGTGCCGCGATGAAGCCGATCGCGACCGTGCCGCGCGCCCTGCAGACCGTGGACGTCACCACCGGCGAGGCCGCACAGGCTCACCACCAGCGCTCCGACGTCTCCGCGGTCCCGGCCGCCGGCATCGTCGCCGAGGCCATGGTGGCCCTGGTCCTCGCGGACGCGGTGGCGGAGAAGTTCGGCGGCGACAGCGTCCCCGAGACCCGCCGCAACGTCCGGTCGTACCTCGACAACCTGGCCATCCGATGA